The following coding sequences lie in one Saimiri boliviensis isolate mSaiBol1 chromosome 6, mSaiBol1.pri, whole genome shotgun sequence genomic window:
- the LRRC32 gene encoding transforming growth factor beta activator LRRC32, producing MSPQILLLLALLTLGLAAQLQDKVPCKMVDKKVSCQALGLLQVPLGLPPDTETLDLSGNQLRSILVSPLGLYTALRHLDLSSNEISSLQPGAFQALPHLQHLNLAHNRLAVGTVLSTGGLGPLPHVTSLDLSGNSLYSGLLERLLEEAPHLHTLSLAENSLTRLTQHTFRGMPTLERLDLHSNVLMDIEDGAFEALPSLTHLNLSRNSLTCISDFSLQQLRVLDLSCNSIETFQTAPKPQAEFQLTWLDLRENKLLHFPDLAAFPRLIYLNMSNNLIRLPTGPPQHSKAIHTPSEGWSVLPLSNPRGNASAHPLSQLLNLDLSYNEIELIPDSFLEHLTSLCFLNLSRNCLRAFEARRSGSLPCLMLLDLSHNALEALELGTGTLGSLRTLLLQGNALRDLSPYTFANLASLQHLNLQGNRVSPCGGPDEPGPSSCVAFSGISSLRSLSLVDNEIEMLRAGAFLRTPLTELDLSSNPGLVVVRGALAGLEASLEVLALQGNGLAVLQVDLPYFSCLKRLNLAENRLSHLPAWTQAVSLEVLDLRNNSFSLLPGSAMGGLEPSLRRLYLQGNPLSCCGNGWLAAQLHQGRVDVDATQDLICRFSSQEEVSLSHVRPEDCEKGGLKNINLIIILTFILVSAILLTTLATCCCLRRQKFNQQYKA from the exons ATGAGCCCCCAGATCCTGCTGCTCCTGGCCCTGCTGACCCTAGGCCTGGCTGCACAACTCCAAGACAAAGTGCCCTGTAAGATG GTAGACAAGAAGGTCtcatgccaggccctgggcctgCTTCAGGTCCCCTTGGGGCTTCCACCGGACACTGAGACCCTCGATCTATCTGGGAACCAGCTGCGGAGTATCCTGGTCTCTCCCCTGGGCCTCTACACGGCACTTCGTCACCTGGACCTGAGCAGCAACGAGATCAGTTCCCTCCAGCCAGGAGCCTTCCAGGCCCTGCCCCACCTGCAGCACCTCAACCTGGCCCACAACCGGCTGGCAGTGGGCACTGTACTAAGTACTGGCGGCCTGGGCCCCCTGCCACACGTGACCTCCCTGGACCTGTCTGGGAACAGCCTGTACAGCGGCCTGCTGGAGCGGCTGCTGGAGGAGGCGCCCCACCTGCATACCCTCTCACTGGCGGAGAACAGTCTGACTCGCCTCACCCAGCACACCTTCCGGGGCATGCCCACGCTAGAGCGGCTTGACCTGCATAGCAACGTGCTGATGGACATCGAGGACGGCGCCTTCGAAGCCCTGCCCAGCTTGACCCATCTCAACCTCTCCAGGAATTCCCTCACCTGCATCTCTGACTTCAGCCTCCAGCAGCTGCGGGTGCTGGACCTGAGCTGCAACAGCATCGAGACCTTTCAGACGGCCCCTAAGCCCCAGGCCGAGTTCCAGCTCACCTGGCTCGACCTGCGGGAGAACAAACTGCTCCATTTTCCTGACCTGGCCGCGTTCCCGAGACTCATCTACCTGAACATGTCCAATAACCTCATCCGGCTCCCCACAGGGCCACCCCAGCACAGCAAGGCCATCCACACACCTTCCGAGGGCTGGTCAGTCCTGCCCCTCTCAAACCCCAGGGGGAATGCCAGTGCCCACCCCCTTTCCCAGCTCTTGAATCTGGATTTGAGCTACAATGAGATTGAGCTCATCCCCGACAGCTTTCTTGAGCACCTGACCTCCCTGTGCTTCCTGAACCTCAGCCGAAACTGCTTGCGGGCTTTTGAGGCCCGGCGCTCGGGCTCCCTGCCCTGCCTGATGCTCCTGGACTTAAGCCACAATGCCCTGGAGGCACTGGAACTGGGCACCGGAACCCTGGGGTCCCTGCGGACGCTGCTCCTTCAGGGCAATGCCCTGCGGGACCTGTCCCCATACACCTTTGCCAACCTGGCCAGCCTGCAGCATCTCAACCTGCAGGGGAACCGGGTCAGCCCCTGTGGGGGTCCGGATGAGCCTGGCCcctccagctgtgtggccttcTCCGGCATCTCCTCCCTCCGCAGCCTGAGCCTGGTGGATAATGAGATCGAGATGCTCAGGGCAGGGGCCTTCCTCCGCACCCCGCTGACTGAGCTGGACCTCTCTTCCAACCCTGGGCTAGTGGTGGTCAGGGGGGCCTTGGCAGGTCTGGAGGCCTCCTTGGAGGTCCTGGCACTACAGGGCAATGGGCTGGCGGTCCTGCAGGTGGACCTGCCCTACTTCAGCTGCCTCAAGCGGCTAAATCTTGCCGAGAACCGCCTGAGCCACCTTCCCGCCTGGACACAGGCCGTGTCACTGGAGGTGTTGGACCTGCGGAACaacagcttcagcctcctgccaGGCAGTGCCATGGGAGGCCTGGAGCCCAGCCTCCGGCGCCTCTACCTGCAGGGGAATCCACTCAGCTGCTGCGGCAATGGCTGGCTGGCAGCCCAGCTGCACCAGGGCCGAGTGGACGTGGACGCCACCCAGGACCTGATCTGCCGCTTCAGCTCCCAGGAGGAGGTGTCTCTGAGCCACGTGCGTCCCGAGGACTGTGAGAAGGGGGGGCTCAAGAACATCAACCTCATTATCATCCTCACCTTCATACTGGTCTCTGCCATCCTCCTCACCACGCTGGCCACCTGCTGCTGCCTCCGCCGGCAGAAGTTTAACCAACAATATAAAGCCTGA